CAACCTGCCTCCCATGGAGCACAAAGAAGTCCATTCGCTCATTTATGACATCATGAATGACAAGCAGCGGAAGGACTACGAAGAATTCCTCGAGACCGACTTCTCCTTCGAAGTGCCTGGCGTGGCCCGCTTCCGTGTCAACGCATTCAACCAGAATCGGGGCGCCGGCGCGGTGTTCCGGACTATCCCCTCCAAGGTACTGACCATGGAAGATCTGGGCATGGGCCAGGTCTTCAAGGATGTCTCTTCTGTTCCGCGTGGCCTGGTGCTCGTTACGGGACCGACCGGTTCCGGTAAGTCGACCACGCTGGCGGCGATGCTCGACTACATCAACGACAGTCGTTACGAGCATATCCTCACCATCGAGGACCCGATCGAATTCGTGCACGAATCCAAGAAGTGCCTGGTGAACCAGCGGGAAGTCCATCGCGATACCCTGGGCTTCAACGAGGCCTTGCGCTCGGCCCTGCGGGAAGACCCCGACATTATCCTGGTCGGTGAGCTTCGGGACCTGGAAACCATTCGCCTGGCGCTGACCGCTGCCGAAACCGGTCACCTGGTTTTCGGCACCCTGCATACCACCTCCGCCGCCAAGACCATCGACCGTATCGTTGACGTGTTCCCGGCGGAAGAAAAATCCATGGTCCGCTCGATGCTCTCCGAATCCCTGCAGGCGGTTATCTCCCAGACCCTGATGAAGAAGGTCGGCGGCGGCCGGGTGGCGGCTCACGAGATCATGATCGGCACTTCGGCAATCCGGAACCTGATCCGGGAAGATAAGGTCGCGCAGATGTATTCGGCGATCCAGACTGGTGGTTCAATCGGCATGCAGACCCTCGACCAATGCCTGCAGCGCATGCTGCAAAAAGGTCTGATTACCCGCGAAGCGGCACGGACCAAGGCCAAGATGCCGGACAACTTCTAAAACCGGTCCTTTCCCGGTGTTAGACGTTCAGTGTGCCTTCGGGTGCAGACGTATGAGTAACAGGTGAACTGATGGAATTTGAAAAACTGCTGCGGTTGATGGTGGAGAAAGGCGGTTCTGACCTCTTCATTACGGCCGGTGTGCCACCCAGCATGAAGGTCAACGGCAAGGTGCTCCCCGTCACGAAGAACGCGCTGACGCCGGAACAGACCCGCGAATTCGTCTACGGCGCGATGAATGACAAGCAGCGCGCCGAGTTCGACGAAACCCACGAGTGCAACTTTGCGATCAGTGCCCGGGGCATCGGCCGTTTCCGGGTTAGCGCCTTCTTCCAGCGCAATATCTGCGGCATGGTGCTGCGTCGGATCGAGGTCAAGATCCCGCAGTTGGATGACCTGTCCCTGCCGGATATCATCAAGGACTTGGCGATGACCAAGCGGGGGCTGATCATCTTCGTGGGCGCCACCGGCACCGGTAAGTCCACCTCGCTGGCGGCGATGATCGGTCACCGTAACCGCAATTCCCGCGGCCATATTATTTCTATCGAGGATCCGATCGAGTTCGTCCATCAGCATCAGGGCTGCATCGTCACCCAGCGTGAGGTGGGTATCGACACG
The window above is part of the Marinobacter nanhaiticus D15-8W genome. Proteins encoded here:
- a CDS encoding type IV pilus twitching motility protein PilT, which translates into the protein MDITELLAFSAKQGASDLHLSAGLPPMIRVDGDVRRINLPPMEHKEVHSLIYDIMNDKQRKDYEEFLETDFSFEVPGVARFRVNAFNQNRGAGAVFRTIPSKVLTMEDLGMGQVFKDVSSVPRGLVLVTGPTGSGKSTTLAAMLDYINDSRYEHILTIEDPIEFVHESKKCLVNQREVHRDTLGFNEALRSALREDPDIILVGELRDLETIRLALTAAETGHLVFGTLHTTSAAKTIDRIVDVFPAEEKSMVRSMLSESLQAVISQTLMKKVGGGRVAAHEIMIGTSAIRNLIREDKVAQMYSAIQTGGSIGMQTLDQCLQRMLQKGLITREAARTKAKMPDNF